From a single Nicotiana tabacum cultivar K326 chromosome 8, ASM71507v2, whole genome shotgun sequence genomic region:
- the LOC107798874 gene encoding gibberellin receptor GID1B-like isoform X1 has product MAGDNEVNAAESKRLVPLNTWILISNFKLAYNMLRRPDGTFNRDLAEFLERKVPANSFPVDGVYSFDVVDRATSLLNRVYRPAPDNEDEWGKVELEKPLSTTEIVPVIVFFHGGSFTHSSANSAIYDTFCRRLVSICKAVVVSVNYRRSPEHRYPCAYDDGWSALKWVKSRPWLRSGKDSKVHVYLAGDSSGGNIAHHVAVRAAENGVEVLGNILLHPMFGGQKRSESEKRLDGKFFVTIQDRDWYWRAYLPQGEDRDHPACNIFGPRGKNLEGVKFPKSLVVVAGLDLVQDWQLAYVKGLQKSGHEEQRKKPIFLYPSRDNNKYVIVEAAERKHPKIGRILVVDQSTSTQFHLLQQANDIVTNPVHSQSVVLYFSQKKTSDWTSVICSCCHHQ; this is encoded by the exons AGATTGGTTCCACTTAACACATGGATCCTCATTTCCAATTTCAAACTGGCTTACAACATGCTACGCCGGCCTGATGGCACGTTCAATCGCGATTTGGCTGAGTTCTTGGAGCGAAAGGTCCCTGCTAACTCATTTCCAGTTGATGGGGTTTACTCTTTTGATGTAGTTGATCGGGCGACAAGCTTGCTTAACCGCGTCTATAGACCTGCTCCGGACAATGAGGATGAATGGGGTAAAGTAGAACTTGAGAAACCATTGAGCACCACTGAAATTGTTCCTGTTATTGTGTTTTTCCATGGTGGAAGTTTTACTCATTCCTCAGCTAATAGTGCTATTTATGATACATTCTGTCGTCGCCTTGTTAGCATTTGTAAGGCTGTTGTTGTATCTGTGAACTATAGACGATCGCCTGAGCATCGATACCCTTGTGCATATGATGATGGATGGAGTGCTCTTAAATGGGTAAAGTCAAGGCCGTGGCTTCGAAGTGGGAAAGATTCAAAAGTTCATGTCTACTTGGCTGGTGATAGTTCTGGTGGTAACATTGCTCACCATGTTGCTGTGAGGGCTGCTGAAAACGGGGTCGAAGTATTAGGTAATATTCTCCTTCATCCCATGTTTGGTGGGCAAAAGAGGAGTGAATCTGAGAAGAGATTGGATGGTAAATTTTTTGTAACAATTCAAGATAGGGATTGGTATTGGAGAGCATATTTACCACAAGGGGAAGATAGGGACCATCCGGCATGTAATATATTTGGACCTAGAGGTAAAAATCTAGAAGGAGTTAAGTTTCCAAAGAGCCTAGTTGTGGTAGCTGGTTTGGATCTTGTTCAAGATTGGCAATTGGCTTATGTTAAAGGCCTGCAGAAATCAGGGCATGAG GAACAGAGAAAAAAACCAATCTTCTTGTATCCTAGTAGGGATAATAATAAGTACGTTATCGTGGAGGCAGCGGAAAGGAAACACCCAAAAATTGGGAGGATTTTAGTGGTGGACCAGAGCACAAGTACACAGTTCCATTTGCTTCAACAGGCCAATGACATTGTGACAAACCCCGTCCATTCACAAAGTGTAGTtctatatttttctcaaaagaaaACAAGTGATTGGACGAGTGTGATTTGTAGTTGTTGTCATCATCAATGA
- the LOC107798874 gene encoding gibberellin receptor GID1B-like isoform X2, translating to MAGDNEVNAAESKRLVPLNTWILISNFKLAYNMLRRPDGTFNRDLAEFLERKVPANSFPVDGVYSFDVVDRATSLLNRVYRPAPDNEDEWGKVELEKPLSTTEIVPVIVFFHGGSFTHSSANSAIYDTFCRRLVSICKAVVVSVNYRRSPEHRYPCAYDDGWSALKWVKSRPWLRSGKDSKVHVYLAGDSSGGNIAHHVAVRAAENGVEVLGNILLHPMFGGQKRSESEKRLDGKFFVTIQDRDWYWRAYLPQGEDRDHPACNIFGPRGKNLEGVKFPKSLVVVAGLDLVQDWQLAYVKGLQKSGHEVNLLYLKLATIGFYFLPNNDHFRCLMKEITSFIHPKS from the coding sequence AGATTGGTTCCACTTAACACATGGATCCTCATTTCCAATTTCAAACTGGCTTACAACATGCTACGCCGGCCTGATGGCACGTTCAATCGCGATTTGGCTGAGTTCTTGGAGCGAAAGGTCCCTGCTAACTCATTTCCAGTTGATGGGGTTTACTCTTTTGATGTAGTTGATCGGGCGACAAGCTTGCTTAACCGCGTCTATAGACCTGCTCCGGACAATGAGGATGAATGGGGTAAAGTAGAACTTGAGAAACCATTGAGCACCACTGAAATTGTTCCTGTTATTGTGTTTTTCCATGGTGGAAGTTTTACTCATTCCTCAGCTAATAGTGCTATTTATGATACATTCTGTCGTCGCCTTGTTAGCATTTGTAAGGCTGTTGTTGTATCTGTGAACTATAGACGATCGCCTGAGCATCGATACCCTTGTGCATATGATGATGGATGGAGTGCTCTTAAATGGGTAAAGTCAAGGCCGTGGCTTCGAAGTGGGAAAGATTCAAAAGTTCATGTCTACTTGGCTGGTGATAGTTCTGGTGGTAACATTGCTCACCATGTTGCTGTGAGGGCTGCTGAAAACGGGGTCGAAGTATTAGGTAATATTCTCCTTCATCCCATGTTTGGTGGGCAAAAGAGGAGTGAATCTGAGAAGAGATTGGATGGTAAATTTTTTGTAACAATTCAAGATAGGGATTGGTATTGGAGAGCATATTTACCACAAGGGGAAGATAGGGACCATCCGGCATGTAATATATTTGGACCTAGAGGTAAAAATCTAGAAGGAGTTAAGTTTCCAAAGAGCCTAGTTGTGGTAGCTGGTTTGGATCTTGTTCAAGATTGGCAATTGGCTTATGTTAAAGGCCTGCAGAAATCAGGGCATGAGGTGAATCTACTATATCTAAAGCTAGCAACAATTGGTTTCTACTTCTTGCCTAATAACGATCATTTTCGCTGCCTAATGAAGGAGATAACCAGCTTCATCCATCCTAAGTCCTAA